The proteins below come from a single Mangifera indica cultivar Alphonso chromosome 16, CATAS_Mindica_2.1, whole genome shotgun sequence genomic window:
- the LOC123199374 gene encoding uncharacterized protein LOC123199374, translating into MSRCFPYPPPGYVKNGIRDEALIESIKLQRSGEKAKKERKGRKKDKKREKKEKEKVGGSGAVESKKHRHKKRHKDDRNLEDQKGGGLQKETENELEKSSLTEEQGHPVGSQNSSDSTLRSTKRQKLSSSPDGENNSGSIIRIRLPLQRQNDPEVLPSKEQPCTASGGTYDACTQVMQEQSHRTGLEEGERPCSTSTEMCPELILRISEEKPCDATRVSESSAQMAETVVPSSLCCCSPQSLKLRDFIENWVSPPMEPDCSSDDMEWLFGTKQDKKCGAKIAKVGSLGLPHANYTTLPHACYLPEADIYALPFTLPY; encoded by the exons ATGTCTCGTTGCTTCCCGTATCCTCCACCGGGATATGTGAAGAATGGTATTCGTGATGAGGCTCTGATCGAATCGATCAAG CTCCAACGCTCTGGAGAGAAGGCCaagaaggaaaggaaaggaaggaagaaagataaaaaacgggagaaaaaagaaaaggaaaaggttGGGGGAAGTGGAGCGGTTGAAAGTAAGAAGCACAGACATAAAAAAAGGCACAAGGATGACAGGAACCTAGAAGATCAGAAAGGAGGAGGCCTTCAAAAGGAAACAGAAAATGAACTTGAGAAGAGTAGCCTTACGGAAGAGCAAGGGCATCCTGTTGGATCTCAGAACTCTTCTGACAGCACTCTTAGAAGCACCAAAAGACAGAAGCTGAGCTCATCCCCCGATGGTGAGAATAATTCTG gAAGCATTATTCGGATCCGGTTGCCTCTCCAAAGGCAAAATGATCCAGAAGTGTTACCCAGCAAGGAACAGCCTTGCACTGCCTCTGGGGGGACTTATGATGCATGTACTCAAGTGATGCAGGAACAGTCTCACAGAACAGGCTTGGAAGAGGGAGAACGGCCCTGTTCTACTTCCACAGAGATGTGTCCAGAACTCATATTAAGGATCAGTGAAGAAAAACCTTGTGACGCTACAAGAGTGTCCGAAAGTTCTGCTCAGATGGCCGAAACTGTTGTGCCATCAAGCTTGTGCTGCTGCTCCCCTCAATCTTTAAAATTGAGAGATTTTATTGAGAACTGGGTTTCACCTCCAATGGAACCTGACTGCAGTTCTGATGATATGGAGTGGCTGTTTGGGACAAAGCAGGACAAGAAATGTGGAGCCAAAATTGCTAAAGTGGGAAGTCTTGGTCTACCTCATGCAAACTACACTACTTTGCCACATGCTTGCTACTTGCCTGAGGCTGATATATATGCTTTACCATTCACCTTGCCATACTGA